The following proteins are co-located in the Procambarus clarkii isolate CNS0578487 chromosome 16, FALCON_Pclarkii_2.0, whole genome shotgun sequence genome:
- the LOC123760218 gene encoding probable serine/threonine-protein kinase drkD produces MFAILLLICFSISSKTSDLINNSQMSSETLDSTWDINVTIYNIKAIMEQFDRAQDQLQQFDRAQDQLQQFDRAQDQLQQFDRAQDQLEQFDRAQDQLEQFDRAQDQLEQFDRAPDQLEQFDRAQDQLEQFDRAPDQLEQFDRAQDQLEQFDRAPDQLPQFDRAAVELLVKDRTRYVGSGTYGVVVIVGWQGSPAALKVAKSSSYAEFFIKEANVLELLNGAGGAPLLLGVTIKPPAILTSYKGNQTLETVLKIRQYNLIEVGLLVGRKLLEIHKLGIVHNDLKCDNVMVQGSPLEPEVSLIDFGLAGKNYENLFLSGDPDIYAPEILQDHRSTYASDVYSYGKLMLQILKASPAEDTLLEQVFQVATHDNPEKRPSLPHLLRRLQDHISKMSLVVKERSQKRSSRS; encoded by the coding sequence atgtttgctattctgctgcttatatgctttaGTATTTCATCTAAAACATCAGATTTAATCAACAACTCACAAATGTCTTCAGAAACTCTTGATAGCACTTGGGACATCAACGTGACTATTTACAACATCAAGGCTATTATGGAGCAGTTTGATCGAGCACAGGATCAACTCCAGCAGTTTGATCGAGCACAGGATCAACTCCAGCAGTTTGATCGAGCACAGGATCAACTCCAGCAGTTTGATCGAGCACAGGATCAACTCGAACAGTTTGATCGAGCACAGGATCAACTCGAACAGTTTGATCGAGCACAGGATCAACTCGAACAGTTTGATCGAGCACCGGATCAACTCGAACAGTTTGATCGAGCACAGGATCAACTCGAACAGTTTGATCGAGCACCGGATCAACTCGAACAGTTTGATCGAGCACAGGATCAACTCGAACAGTTTGATCGAGCACCGGATCAACTCCCGCAGTTTGACCGAGCAGCCGTCGAGCTCTTGGTGAAAGACAGGACAAGATATGTCGGCTCCGGGACGTATGGAGTAGTGGTTATAGTAGGGTGGCAAGGAAGCCCTGCAGCTCTGAAAGTTGCGAAGTCGTCTTCGTATGCCGAATTTTTCATCAAAGAAGCCAACGTTTTGGAGTTGTTAAATGGAGCCGGAGGCGCTCCCCTCCTGCTTGGAGTGACAATCAAGCCTCCGGCGATCCTCACCAGCTACAAGGGTAACCAGACGCTTGAGACAGTGTTAAAAATACGTCagtacaacttaattgaagttggaTTACTGGTCGGTAGAAAATTACTGGAAATCCACAAGTTGGGAATCGTCCACAATGATTTAAAATGTGACAATGTTATGGTGCAAGGTTCGCCTCTCGAGCCAGAAGTCAGCCTGATTGATTTTGGGTTGGCCGGCAAGAATTATGAAAATTTGTTCTTGAGTGGTGACCCAGACATTTACGCCCCTGAAATCCTTCAGGATCATCGCAGCACGTATGCTTCCGACGTATATTCTTACGGTAAACTTATGCTGCAAATCCTGAAGGCGTCGCCCGCAGAAGACACATTACTGGAGCAGGTGTTCCAGGTAGCCACACATGACAACCCTGAGAAGCGTCCATCACTCCCTCACCTTCTGCGCCGTCTACAGGATCACATTAGCAAGATGTCCCTGGTTGTGAAAGAACGTTCTCAAAAGCGTTCTTCTAGGAGTTGA